From a region of the Primulina eburnea isolate SZY01 chromosome 7, ASM2296580v1, whole genome shotgun sequence genome:
- the LOC140836559 gene encoding uncharacterized protein, producing MAKESWTEPENNQEVETPEKLKGRAPRIPLEYEDEPAKLSQKERRINGALLASHKPSYCLKRVGGSSQCEGKSLRSHHREKLRWLVKKLIKARNWTEAGGVLSVLLQGSGRDQSPSRNRAKYWAALELLNYIKDGSINPKKARNVYELWMKKIGPLKNWSERNRFAVQVEFILFCLQNGNMENAHQSALCLMQERGFCNDPVSNLVVGMVFYQLWYSGIPKELQLTELDSSGTFMRSNASMGGIYMSINNSVENDGLDAGGAESSLRGDSNSSVANNKEAFEDNGNQLKEEPMEIDEKLGEDISHPAVQPQGFYMNSTKVSEQRDFSFSNHSDDQPHASIFYTQGLPPWLLPLKLPDSHENLEDAMEMHKTLRNDFYISAVKCLRVALYSTPPVIEAFHPLIQMLLLGDRVGEALGEVENMSQFSDSIVQLRLKTGLVEHFDGENYVKLCTCFEEILKKDPTCGDSLAKLILLHQRGEYDIQNLVEMIASHLDATYGTCDTWKELASCFLKLSQCEEDRISMCGDDCNQSSQEFMGHSNKIPEIFTKSESGKSWRFRFRWWLRRHFHSSILKSDMTSGDPQRLTYKAAAASHIYGRDVRYVAKTIEYLEKEADMEMYAVLQTHVLNSVGFYV from the exons ATGGCGAAAGAGTCGTGGACGGAACCGGAGAACAACCAAGAAGTTGAAACACCGGAGAAACTCAAGGGAAGAGCCCCGAGAATTCCTCTTGAATACGAGGACGAACCCGCCAAGCTATCGCAAAAAGAGAGAAGAATCAATGGGGCATTGTTAGCTAGCCACAAGCCCAGTTACTGCCTGAAGCGAGTCGGTGGGAGTTCGCAGTGTGAGGGGAAAAGCCTGCGATCTCATCATAGGGAGAAGCTACGATGGCTCGTCAAGAAACTTATTAAGGCCCGTAATTGGACAGAAGCTGGTGGCGTATTGAGCGTGTTGCTTCAAGGGAGTGGCAGGGATCAGTCTCCCTCTCGAAATCGCGCCAAGTATTGG GCTGCATTAGAGCTTCTCAATTATATTAAGGATGGGAGTATCAACCCAAAAAAAGCTCGCAATGTCTATGAACTGTGGATGAAAAAGATCGGTCCTTTAAAAAATTGGTCAGAAAGG AATAGGTTTGCAGTGCAAGTGGAGTTTATTCTATTTTGCCTCCAAAATGGAAATATGGAGAATGCACATCAATCTGCTCTTTG CCTCATGCAGGAAAGGGGCTTTTGTAACGACCCTGTGTCAAATTTGGTTGTTGGGATGGTATTTTATCAGCTATGGTATTCTGGCATCCCAAAAGAATTACAGTTGACTGAGCTGGACTCATCTGGCACGTTTATGCGATCAAATGCATCCATGGGTGGAATTTACATGTCAATTAATAATTCTGTGGAAAATGATGGCCTTGATGCTGGAGGAGCCGAATCTTCCTTAAGGGGTGATTCAAACTCCTCAGTTGCCAACAACAAGGAAGCATTTGAAGACAATGGTAACCAACTGAAAGAAGAACCGATGGAAATTGATGAAAAACTGGGAGAAGATATTTCTCACCCCGCGGTTCAGCCTCAAGGTTTTTACATGAATTCTACTAAGGTTAGCGAGCAAAGGGATTTTTCTTTCTCTAATCATAGTGATGATCAGCCACATGCCTCTATTTTTTACACCCAAG GTCTACCTCCATGGTTATTGCCTTTAAAATTGCCCGATTCTCATGAAAATTTGGAGGATGCCATGGAAATGCACAAAACATTACGTAATGACTTCTATATAAGTGCGGTGAAGTGCTTGCGTGTTGCCCTGTACTCAACACCTCCAGTAATTGAGGCCTTTCACCCTTTAATACAG ATGCTGCTTCTTGGAGATCGGGTCGGTGAGGCCCTTGGTGAAGTTGAAAATATGTCTCAGTTTTCAGATTCGATTGTACAACTGAG ACTGAAAACAGGCCTAGTGGAGCATTTTGATGGTGAAAATTATGTCAAACTCTGTACATGTTTTGAGGAAATTTTGAAGAAGGATCCAACATGTGGTGACTCCTTGGCAAAACTTATTCTTTTACATCAACGTG GGGAATATGACATTCAGAATCTGGTGGAAATGATAGCGTCACACCTAGATGCTACGTATGGAACCTGCGACACGTGGAAGGAGTTAGCGTCTTGCTTCTTGAAACTCTCTCAGTGTGAAGAAGATAGAATTTCCATGTGTGGTGATGATTGTAATCAAAGCAGTCAGGAATTTATGGGCCACTCTAACAAGATCCCAGAAATATTCACTAAAAGTGAATCTGGAAAATCTTGGAGATTTCGTTTTAGATGGTGGCTGAGACGACATTTCCATAGCAGCATCCTCAAGTCAGATATGACTTCAG
- the LOC140836560 gene encoding sodium/calcium exchanger NCL2-like, protein MFSFPKLKFTMKIPTVSYFVLLLIILFTLFCPGGISRPVPLELVSDGADEFDRNHQLIQMNGSALMAPDDEKCEQMYGFLPCSTTVWGHLFLILVFEYALFAGESYVGSGGDRVFKILGPGVFGASVFQIIGSLPEALILLASGLSSSQEQTEEYVSTGVGLLAGSTILLLTLIWGTCITISRQSFQEHLESHARDSKYYNPIEKVFISQWPGYGVITDLGTCFTARIMLLSLIPLVIILIPTAFHLSFHGQQVFVIVTLVVTLLFLFSFFFYQFFQPWIQSRRLLYIKHEHLVLDIIKHMQRRTTGKILTDNGSPNVTTIRRLFEDRDQDGDKNISFNELKEFLQEIKFRRALSNKNNTTLEIMQEFDMDSDQKISMDEFVKGMTKWLHTAKDTISEKYQSVNSANNLYNILKPWVQKKSEEREMMENLIPDILEQLQSSAVYGSLLAEDGSPDIVAIRRLFKNVDLDQSNSISYTELKKLVTDIQSGILLLGDADIAVSKIMEELDINGDQSINEEEFVMGVSKWLNPTKDVIPKPKKSKDDNYQKTWELTDKLIDSKLVDNSPLAWMKAISLLVLGIVILGVLAEPLVQSVRSFSKATDLPSFYVAFVLIPLASNARLAVSAINETRKKKLQTTSLTLSEIYSTVFMNNVLGLAVLLSLIYFRGVAWKFSAEILTVLLVSLIIGCLSSVSTIFPVWTSVLAYLLYPLSLVLVYTLGDFAWLS, encoded by the exons ATGTTCTCCTTTCCAAAGCTCAAATTCACCATGAAAATCCCAACTGTCTCCTATTTCGTTCTTCTCCTAATTATACTATTTACACTATTCTGCCCAGGCGGGATTTCGAGGCCTGTTCCATTGGAGCTGGTTTCAGATGGGGCGGATGAGTTTGACAGAAACCATCAGCTGATACAGATGAATGGGTCAGCGTTAATGGCTCCTGATGACGAAAAGTGCGAGCAGATGTATGGGTTCCTGCCATGTTCGACCACTGTTTGGGGGCATCTGTTCTTGATTCTGGTGTTCGAATACGCACTGTTTGCGGGTGAATCTTACGTTGGATCAGGTGGGGACAGGGTTTTCAAGATCCTAGGACCTGGTGTGTTCGGTGCCTCCGTGTTTCAGATCATTGGTTCACTTCCGGAAGCATTGATTCTTCTCG CCTCTGGGTTGTCCAGCAGCCAAGAACAAACCGAGGAGTACGTGTCAACGGGAGTGGGGTTACTGGCCGGATCCACCATTTTACTCCTCACTCTCATCTGGGGAACCTGTATTACAATCAGCCGTCAATCTTTTCAGGAGCACTTGGAATCCCATGCTCGCGATAGTAAATATTACAACCCTATTGAGAAAGTCTTCATTTCGCAATGGCCAG GATATGGCGTGATTACAGATTTGGGCACTTGTTTCACCGCCAGGATCATGCTTCTTTCTTTGATACCATTAGTGATCATTCTGATTCCAACAGCTTTTCATCTGTCTTTCCATGGGCAACAAGTATTTGTGATTGTCACTCTTGTTGTTACGTTACTGTTCctgttttctttcttcttttatcAG TTCTTTCAACCTTGGATTCAAAGCAGGCGCTTACTATATATAAAACACGAGCATTTAGTTCTAGACATCATCAAACATATGCAGCGTCGGACGACGGGCAAAATCTTGACCGATAATGGTTCACCAAATGTCACGACCATAAGAAG GCTATTTGAGGACAGAGATCAAGATGGAGATAAGAATATCTCTTTCAACGAGCTAAAAGAATTTCTGCAAGAAATCAAGTTCAGAAGAGCCCTATCGAATAAGAATAATACAACTTTAGAGATAATGCAGGAATTCGATATGGACAGTGACCAGAAAATAAGCATGGATGAATTTGTCAAGGGGATGACGAAATGGCTTCATACTGCAAAAGATACaatcagtgaaaaatatcaatcCGTTAACTCAGCGAATAACTTGTACAAC ATTCTTAAGCCTTGGGTTCAAAAGAAAAGTGAAGAACGTGAAATGATGGAAAATTTGATTCCAGATATATTGGAGCAACTCCAAAGCTCTGCTGTGTATGGAAGCCTTTTAGCAGAAGATGGGTCACCAGATATCGTCGCTATAAGACG GTTGTTCAAGAACGTCGATCTTGACCAAAGCAACAGCATATCTTACACTGAATTAAAGAAGCTAGTGACCGATATCCAGTCTGGAATACTACTACTTGGTGATGCTGATATTGCAGTATCCAAAATTATGGAAGAACTTGATATAAATGGAGATCAGTCGATTAACGAGGAAGAATTTGTTATGGGAGTGTCCAAATGGCTGAATCCAACTAAAGATGTAATTCCCAAGCCAAAAAAGAGCAAAGATGATAATTATCAA AAAACATGGGAACTGACTGATAAACTCATTGATAGCAAGTTAGTTGATAATTCGCCTTTAGCATGGATGAAAGCTATATCTCTTTTGGTACTGGGGATTGTGATACTTGGTGTTCTAGCAGAGCCTCTAGTACAGAGTGTTCGGAGTTTCTCTAAAGCCACGGATTTGCCTTCATTTTACGTTGCATTTGTGCTCATACCACTTGCCTCCAACGCTAGATTAGCCGTATCTGCTATCAATGAAACACGAAAGAAGAAACTACAAACCACATCTTTGACATTATCTGAG ATATATAGTACTGTGTTCATGAACAACGTTCTGGGATTAGCTGTTCTTCTTTCCCTGATCTATTTTCGAGGCGTGGCATGGAAATTTTCTGCCGAGATCTTGACGGTTCTATTAGTGTCCCTCATAATCGGATGCCTGTCGAGTGTCAGCACTATTTTCCCGGTTTGGACATCAGTCTTGGCTTATCTGCTTTACCCGCTATCATTGGTCCTCGTCTATACTCTTGGAGATTTTGCTTGGTTATCGTAG
- the LOC140836564 gene encoding transcription factor TCP4-like: protein MGERSHHHQSSTSRLGLRNNGGEIVEVQGGRILKSIGRKDRHSKVCTAKGPRDRRVRLAAHTAIQFYDVQDRLRYDRPSKAVDWLIKKAKTAIDELEELPAWNLTTCSEPNASSEREKAQENIGEEQQHGLRQDNLVVSNVSGPSSKRVMTVLGSEDEQRDLHRRGNVNNQNEQNLTFLPTSLDTGSFSDSMTSFPMGASAQSSSLSMEFQSFSIPNFLPRNSSQNQDLRLSLQSFQDSLLLHRHNQQRHQDPNHHTEQAQVLLSGIPLGFDGTNYWPEQQQQLAELISLQRLSAWNTGGDPGSASGGAAVATRSLFNSPPAPQPLLQQLLGQSQNFSQRGTLQSSNTPSFRAWMDPSAISMAPAEHIQQHHHYPAVVPMYQSSIPGIGFASGVGSFSGFCIPARIRGDLEEHDGCSDKPSSAPSDSHR from the coding sequence ATGGGGGAAAGAAGCCATCACCACCAATCATCAACATCGAGATTAGGCCTACGAAACAATGGAGGCGAGATTGTGGAGGTACAGGGAGGCCGCATTCTGAAGTCTATTGGCAGAAAAGACCGCCACAGTAAAGTGTGTACCGCGAAAGGACCCAGAGACCGCCGTGTCCGTCTTGCGGCACATACGGCCATCCAATTTTATGATGTGCAAGACCGCCTTAGGTACGACCGTCCCAGCAAGGCTGTGGATTGGCTCATCAAGAAGGCTAAAACCGCCATTGATGAGCTTGAGGAGCTTCCTGCCTGGAATCTCACTACCTGTTCTGAGCCTAACGCTAGTTCTGAGCGAGAAAAAGCCCAGGAAAATATTGGAGAAGAGCAACAACATGGGCTCCGTCAGGATAATTTGGTTGTTAGTAATGTCTCTGGTCCTTCTAGTAAAAGGGTGATGACAGTGCTGGGAAGTGAAGATGAGCAGCGGGACTTGCATCGGAGAGGCAACGTGAATAATCAGAATGAACAAAATCTGACCTTTTTGCCGACATCTTTGGACACTGGTTCCTTTTCTGATTCCATGACTTCCTTTCCTATGGGTGCTTCTGCTCAATCTAGTTCATTATCTATGGAGTTTCAAAGCTTCTCAATTCCTAATTTTCTGCCTAGAAACAGTAGCCAGAACCAAGATTTGAGGCTCTCTTTGCAGTCATTTCAAGATTCACTTTTGCTCCACCGCCATAACCAACAGCGGCATCAGGATCCCAACCACCACACAGAACAAGCACAAGTTTTATTGAGTGGGATTCCATTGGGATTTGATGGAACCAACTATTGGCCTGAACAACAGCAACAGCTGGCAGAACTCATTAGCCTTCAGAGGCTTTCAGCTTGGAACACCGGTGGAGATCCCGGGAGTGCAAGTGGGGGAGCAGCGGTTGCTACTCGATCCTTGTTTAATTCGCCACCAGCGCCTCAGCCTTTGCTGCAACAGCTGCTAGGCCAAAGTCAAAACTTTTCACAGAGGGGAACCCTTCAGTCCAGCAACACGCCTTCGTTTCGTGCATGGATGGACCCATCAGCTATTTCAATGGCACCTGCTGAACACATTCAGCAGCATCACCATTATCCAGCAGTTGTGCCGATGTATCAGTCATCTATACCGGGCATTGGATTTGCCTCAGGAGTAGGTAGCTTCTCTGGGTTTTGTATTCCTGCACGAATTCGGGGTGACTTAGAGGAGCATGATGGCTGTTCGGACAAGCCATCCTCTGCTCCTTCTGATTCTCACCGATAG
- the LOC140836561 gene encoding transcription factor GTE4-like isoform X1 — MASGTIGDDSVDDLNSRGRVRWTPHSKVYTRRIRKKVKETVNDSGSSAATTSLVTAISSATRNEGSPDTSAGPSNPVSSEPGIPDATTVHIENPSYDDVPLPVDALVTAEDVNSSQERVQEGGALQVTELQKLEDSPFPSSEAAQNFKKSSPIHSTNELLKINGNEALNMRAASPLSSVNDLSNAREVETAELPVRNDLQGDGELVPVPTQVPSDNGNVKPLVICTAEDRIRFHLSKATPKNDIEELRKRIECELDQVRRLVKELEAKEIQMSSYNNPISDMNIRNSNNYVSSEVGSVGGFGDSKPQHARNNLVDKRVLLRVNSNVSSIANLESRPVGLARMSSDVGAARNLEVRPYGRQLSVTVIDNNQRPGEFVEKEKRTPKANQFYRKSEFLLAKDRLPPESNKRLKTNKGRKHRGESEYAFGFGFGFDKRAIKSCGSLLQRLMKHNHGWVFNEPVNAKALGLHDYHDIIKHPMDLGTIKTRLSQKWYKSPREFAEDVRLVFHNAMTYNPKGQDVHFMAEQLSQIFEERWQILETEYNPYWKYQMYLDAGLPTPTFRKVAPQSHFAPASALSAAAAPFPVLVPSYAPAPVATPTPYAPDGHMRTLDRPDLIATPMAVDPIIQRPFISRTPAPKKPKAKDPDKRDMTYDEKQKLSTNLQSLPAEKLDAIVQIIKRRSTALSQNDDEIEVDIDRVDTETLWELDRFVTNYKKSLSKYKRKAELARQARMVANQRLAMTDTAPASADVQIGNGAVLDKSTAPLAAEGETKENSASRSSSSSSSSSDSGSSSSDSDSDSSSSDGSDEGNSPKT, encoded by the exons ATGGCTTCTGGGACTATTGGGGATGATTCTGTTGATGATTTGAATTCGAGAGGGAGGGTTCGATGGACGCCGCATAGTAAAGTCTATACTCGAAGAATCCGCAAGAAAGTCAAAGAAACTGTTAATGATAGTGGTTCTTCTGCCGCCACAACCTCTCTGGTCACTGCCATTTCGTCCGCCACACGAAACGAGGGTTCCCCAGACACATCTGCGGGCCCCAGTAACCCTGTCTCTTCCGAACCTGGCATTCCAGATGCAACAACTGTCCACATTGAGAATCCATCCTATGATGATGTTCCATTGCCTGTTGATGCCCTAGTGACAGCTGAGGATGTTAATTCTTCACAGGAAAGAGTGCAAGAAGGTGGTGCCCTTCAAGTTACTGAGCTGCAGAAGCTTGAAGATTCCCCGTTTCCTTCAAGTGAGGCCGCccagaattttaaaaaatcatctcCCATCCACAGTACAAATGAGTTGCTGAAGATAAATGGGAATGAAGCTCTGAACATGAGGGCAGCATCACCATTGTCAAGTGTGAATGATTTATCGAATGCCAGGGAAGTTGAGACAGCGGAGCTTCCTGTCAGAAATGATCTGCAGGGCGATGGAGAGTTGGTACCAGTCCCAACTCAAGTTCCGAGTGACAATGGAAATGTTAAACCATTGGTGATATGCACTGCTGAGGATAGGATTAGATTTCATTTATCTAAAGCAACTCCAAAGAATGATATTGAGGAGCTTAGGAAAAGGATAGAGTGTGAGCTTGATCAGGTTAGGAGACTAGTAAAAGAGCTTGAAGCCAAGGAGATTCAGATGTCATCTTATAATAATCCGATCAGTGATATGAATATTAGAAATTCTAACAATTATGTTAGTTCTGAGGTTGGTAGTGTTGGTGGGTTTGGTGATTCCAAACCTCAGCATGCCCGGAACAATTTGGTCGACAAAAGGGTGTTGTTGAGAGTCAATTCAAATGTGAGTTCAATTGCAAATCTGGAAAGTAGACCTGTAGGATTAGCACGAATGAGTTCTGATGTGGGCGCAGCACGGAATTTAGAAGTGAGGCCTTATGGTAGGCAGCTCAGTGTTACAGTGATTGACAACAATCAGAGGCCCGGTGAATTTGTTGAAAAGGAGAAAAGAACTCCAAAGGCTAATCAGTTCTATAGAAAATCagagtttcttttagcaaaggACAGACTGCCTCCTGAAAGTAATAAGAGGTTGAAGACAAATAAAGGGAGGAAACACAGAGGAGAATCAGAATATGCCTTTGGCTTTGGTTTTGGCTTTGATAAGAGAGCGATCAAGAGCTGTGGCAGCCTACTTCAGAGGTTGATGAAGCACAATCATGGTTGGGTTTTTAACGAGCCTGTGAATGCCAAGGCGCTGGGTTTGCATGATTACCACGATATCATTAAGCATCCAATGGATTTGGGCACAATCAAAACTAGATTGTCACAAAAATGGTACAAGTCTCCTAGGGAGTTCGCAGAGGATGTGAGACTTGTGTTTCACAATGCCATGACTTATAATCCCAAAGGGCAGGACGTCCACTTTATGGCTGAACAGTTGTCTCAGATTTTTGAAGAGAGGTGGCAAATTTTAGAAACAGAGTATAATCCATATTGGAAATATCAGATGTACCTGGATGCAGGGTTGCCCACTCCCACCTTTCGTAAGGTTGCCCCTCAGTCTCATTTTGCCCCAGCTTCTGCCCTGAGCGCTGCTGCTGCTCCTTTTCCTGTGCTGGTTCCGTCTTACGCCCCGGCACCTGTTGCTACTCCTACTCCATATGCTCCTGATGGACACATGAGAACTTTGGATAGACCAGATTTGATTGCAACACCTATGGCTGTTGATCCCATAATTCAGAGACCGTTTATCAGCAGAACCCCTGCTCCAAAGAAACCTAAAGCTAAGGATCCCGATAAAAGGGACATGACTTACGATGAGAAGCAAAAACTAAGCACAAATCTTCAGAGCTTGCCTGCTGAAAAGCTTGATGCAATTGTTCAGATCATTAAGAGGAGGAGCACTGCTCTTTCTCAAAATGATGATGAGATTGAGGTCGACATTGACCGTGTTGATACCGAAACACTATGGGAGCTTGATAGATTTGTGACTAACTACAAAAAGAGCTTGAgcaaatacaaaagaaaagctGAACTAGCTCGGCAAGCTAGAATGGTGGCTAATCAAAGACTTGCAATGACG GATACGGCACCAGCATCAGCTGATGTTCAAATTGGAAATGGAGCAG TTTTAGATAAGAGTACAGCGCCTCTTGCTGCCGAAGGTGAAACAAAGGAAAATAGTGCTAGTAGGTCCAGCAGTTCGAGTAGTTCCAGCAGTGATTCTGGATCATCTTCAAGCG ATTCTGATAGCGATAGCTCCTCGTCAGATGGATCTGATGAAGGCAATTCACCTAAGACATGA
- the LOC140836561 gene encoding transcription factor GTE4-like isoform X2, whose translation MASGTIGDDSVDDLNSRGRVRWTPHSKVYTRRIRKKVKETVNDSGSSAATTSLVTAISSATRNEGSPDTSAGPSNPVSSEPGIPDATTVHIENPSYDDVPLPVDALVTAEDVNSSQERVQEGGALQVTELQKLEDSPFPSSEAAQNFKKSSPIHSTNELLKINGNEALNMRAASPLSSVNDLSNAREVETAELPVRNDLQGDGELVPVPTQVPSDNGNVKPLVICTAEDRIRFHLSKATPKNDIEELRKRIECELDQVRRLVKELEAKEIQMSSYNNPISDMNIRNSNNYVSSEVGSVGGFGDSKPQHARNNLVDKRVLLRVNSNVSSIANLESRPVGLARMSSDVGAARNLEVRPYGRQLSVTVIDNNQRPGEFVEKEKRTPKANQFYRKSEFLLAKDRLPPESNKRLKTNKGRKHRGESEYAFGFGFGFDKRAIKSCGSLLQRLMKHNHGWVFNEPVNAKALGLHDYHDIIKHPMDLGTIKTRLSQKWYKSPREFAEDVRLVFHNAMTYNPKGQDVHFMAEQLSQIFEERWQILETEYNPYWKYQMYLDAGLPTPTFRKVAPQSHFAPASALSAAAAPFPVLVPSYAPAPVATPTPYAPDGHMRTLDRPDLIATPMAVDPIIQRPFISRTPAPKKPKAKDPDKRDMTYDEKQKLSTNLQSLPAEKLDAIVQIIKRRSTALSQNDDEIEVDIDRVDTETLWELDRFVTNYKKSLSKYKRKAELARQARMVANQRLAMTDTAPASADVQIGNGADKSTAPLAAEGETKENSASRSSSSSSSSSDSGSSSSDSDSDSSSSDGSDEGNSPKT comes from the exons ATGGCTTCTGGGACTATTGGGGATGATTCTGTTGATGATTTGAATTCGAGAGGGAGGGTTCGATGGACGCCGCATAGTAAAGTCTATACTCGAAGAATCCGCAAGAAAGTCAAAGAAACTGTTAATGATAGTGGTTCTTCTGCCGCCACAACCTCTCTGGTCACTGCCATTTCGTCCGCCACACGAAACGAGGGTTCCCCAGACACATCTGCGGGCCCCAGTAACCCTGTCTCTTCCGAACCTGGCATTCCAGATGCAACAACTGTCCACATTGAGAATCCATCCTATGATGATGTTCCATTGCCTGTTGATGCCCTAGTGACAGCTGAGGATGTTAATTCTTCACAGGAAAGAGTGCAAGAAGGTGGTGCCCTTCAAGTTACTGAGCTGCAGAAGCTTGAAGATTCCCCGTTTCCTTCAAGTGAGGCCGCccagaattttaaaaaatcatctcCCATCCACAGTACAAATGAGTTGCTGAAGATAAATGGGAATGAAGCTCTGAACATGAGGGCAGCATCACCATTGTCAAGTGTGAATGATTTATCGAATGCCAGGGAAGTTGAGACAGCGGAGCTTCCTGTCAGAAATGATCTGCAGGGCGATGGAGAGTTGGTACCAGTCCCAACTCAAGTTCCGAGTGACAATGGAAATGTTAAACCATTGGTGATATGCACTGCTGAGGATAGGATTAGATTTCATTTATCTAAAGCAACTCCAAAGAATGATATTGAGGAGCTTAGGAAAAGGATAGAGTGTGAGCTTGATCAGGTTAGGAGACTAGTAAAAGAGCTTGAAGCCAAGGAGATTCAGATGTCATCTTATAATAATCCGATCAGTGATATGAATATTAGAAATTCTAACAATTATGTTAGTTCTGAGGTTGGTAGTGTTGGTGGGTTTGGTGATTCCAAACCTCAGCATGCCCGGAACAATTTGGTCGACAAAAGGGTGTTGTTGAGAGTCAATTCAAATGTGAGTTCAATTGCAAATCTGGAAAGTAGACCTGTAGGATTAGCACGAATGAGTTCTGATGTGGGCGCAGCACGGAATTTAGAAGTGAGGCCTTATGGTAGGCAGCTCAGTGTTACAGTGATTGACAACAATCAGAGGCCCGGTGAATTTGTTGAAAAGGAGAAAAGAACTCCAAAGGCTAATCAGTTCTATAGAAAATCagagtttcttttagcaaaggACAGACTGCCTCCTGAAAGTAATAAGAGGTTGAAGACAAATAAAGGGAGGAAACACAGAGGAGAATCAGAATATGCCTTTGGCTTTGGTTTTGGCTTTGATAAGAGAGCGATCAAGAGCTGTGGCAGCCTACTTCAGAGGTTGATGAAGCACAATCATGGTTGGGTTTTTAACGAGCCTGTGAATGCCAAGGCGCTGGGTTTGCATGATTACCACGATATCATTAAGCATCCAATGGATTTGGGCACAATCAAAACTAGATTGTCACAAAAATGGTACAAGTCTCCTAGGGAGTTCGCAGAGGATGTGAGACTTGTGTTTCACAATGCCATGACTTATAATCCCAAAGGGCAGGACGTCCACTTTATGGCTGAACAGTTGTCTCAGATTTTTGAAGAGAGGTGGCAAATTTTAGAAACAGAGTATAATCCATATTGGAAATATCAGATGTACCTGGATGCAGGGTTGCCCACTCCCACCTTTCGTAAGGTTGCCCCTCAGTCTCATTTTGCCCCAGCTTCTGCCCTGAGCGCTGCTGCTGCTCCTTTTCCTGTGCTGGTTCCGTCTTACGCCCCGGCACCTGTTGCTACTCCTACTCCATATGCTCCTGATGGACACATGAGAACTTTGGATAGACCAGATTTGATTGCAACACCTATGGCTGTTGATCCCATAATTCAGAGACCGTTTATCAGCAGAACCCCTGCTCCAAAGAAACCTAAAGCTAAGGATCCCGATAAAAGGGACATGACTTACGATGAGAAGCAAAAACTAAGCACAAATCTTCAGAGCTTGCCTGCTGAAAAGCTTGATGCAATTGTTCAGATCATTAAGAGGAGGAGCACTGCTCTTTCTCAAAATGATGATGAGATTGAGGTCGACATTGACCGTGTTGATACCGAAACACTATGGGAGCTTGATAGATTTGTGACTAACTACAAAAAGAGCTTGAgcaaatacaaaagaaaagctGAACTAGCTCGGCAAGCTAGAATGGTGGCTAATCAAAGACTTGCAATGACG GATACGGCACCAGCATCAGCTGATGTTCAAATTGGAAATGGAGCAG ATAAGAGTACAGCGCCTCTTGCTGCCGAAGGTGAAACAAAGGAAAATAGTGCTAGTAGGTCCAGCAGTTCGAGTAGTTCCAGCAGTGATTCTGGATCATCTTCAAGCG ATTCTGATAGCGATAGCTCCTCGTCAGATGGATCTGATGAAGGCAATTCACCTAAGACATGA